From one Leifsonia sp. Root1293 genomic stretch:
- a CDS encoding nitroreductase family protein, with amino-acid sequence MTLITDTSRHADTTAALITPLVERWSPRAYDPTAVVDPAALHSILEAARWAPSANNVQPWRFVVASRGSDVFTTVHENLMGFNKVWADSAAVLIVNIAEIIDPEGKPRPFARYDLGQAVAHLTVQAQHEGLHTHQMGGIEIAALHEALGLEERFEIVSITALGVLGDAASLPDALREREVAPRTRLSLDEIVLKSA; translated from the coding sequence ATGACTCTCATCACAGACACCTCGCGTCACGCCGACACCACGGCTGCTCTCATCACCCCGCTCGTCGAGCGCTGGAGCCCGCGCGCGTACGACCCGACAGCGGTGGTCGATCCCGCCGCCCTGCACTCCATCCTCGAGGCCGCCCGCTGGGCCCCCTCGGCCAACAACGTGCAGCCGTGGCGCTTCGTCGTGGCGAGCCGGGGAAGCGACGTCTTCACCACGGTGCACGAGAACCTCATGGGCTTCAACAAGGTCTGGGCGGACTCGGCAGCCGTTCTCATCGTGAACATCGCCGAGATCATCGACCCCGAGGGCAAGCCGCGCCCCTTCGCGCGCTACGACCTCGGCCAGGCCGTCGCCCACCTCACCGTGCAGGCGCAGCACGAGGGCCTGCACACCCACCAGATGGGCGGCATCGAGATCGCCGCGCTGCACGAGGCCCTCGGTCTCGAGGAGCGCTTCGAGATCGTCTCGATCACGGCTCTCGGCGTGCTCGGCGACGCCGCGTCGCTTCCCGACGCCCTGCGTGAGCGCGAGGTCGCTCCGCGCACGCGCCTGTCGCTCGACGAGATCGTGCTGAAGTCCGCGTAA
- a CDS encoding heme-degrading domain-containing protein, with the protein MSFYDDLLAQEQELQFASFTHDDAWTLGSGIRAAAHEAALPVAIAVWFGPQRVFHAALPGANADNDVWLERKYRVVQRYGRASMAVGEMFREGGKNFDVDSRLDPREYAAHGGVVPISIRNAGIIGAVGVSGLPQRDDHALVVEHLRSLLAAHRL; encoded by the coding sequence ATGAGCTTCTACGACGATCTCCTCGCCCAGGAGCAGGAACTCCAGTTCGCCTCGTTCACTCACGACGATGCGTGGACGTTGGGCAGCGGCATCCGTGCTGCGGCGCACGAGGCGGCGCTGCCCGTCGCCATCGCCGTCTGGTTCGGCCCCCAGCGGGTGTTCCATGCGGCGCTGCCCGGGGCGAACGCCGACAACGACGTCTGGCTCGAACGCAAGTACCGCGTGGTGCAGCGCTACGGCCGCGCGTCGATGGCCGTCGGCGAGATGTTCCGCGAGGGCGGCAAGAACTTCGACGTCGACTCGCGGCTCGACCCGCGGGAGTACGCGGCGCACGGCGGCGTCGTGCCGATCAGCATCCGGAACGCCGGCATCATCGGTGCCGTGGGAGTGTCGGGACTGCCGCAGCGCGACGACCACGCGCTCGTGGTCGAGCATCTGCGGAGCCTGCTGGCCGCGCACCGGCTCTAG
- a CDS encoding zinc-dependent alcohol dehydrogenase family protein: MLATLIYGERDIRVEEVADPVLSTGGDAIVRVVAACVCGSDLWPYRGVTPTDEPHRIGHEFVGIVEEVGPDVARIKPGDFVIAPFYVCDGTCVNCLNGVSTSCLQGGWWGGDDRVGGFADGGQGERIRVPLADGTLFALEEQPDEALIPSLLTLSDVFGTGHHAAVSAGVGPGSVVAVVGDGAVGLCAILAAKRLGATTIVAMSRHADRQAIAREFGATHIVEERGDAGVKAVKALTGGIGADQVLECVGTKESMDQALRSTRPGGMVGYVGVPNGGPELPVRSMFGRNVGVNGGVAPVRGYIAELLPDVLSGKLNPGLVFDLTLPLTDAAEAYAAMDERRATKVMLRP; this comes from the coding sequence ATGCTGGCTACCCTCATCTATGGCGAACGTGACATCCGGGTCGAAGAGGTCGCAGACCCCGTTCTCTCCACGGGCGGTGACGCCATCGTGCGCGTCGTCGCCGCGTGCGTGTGCGGCTCCGACCTCTGGCCGTACCGGGGAGTGACCCCGACAGACGAACCGCACCGCATCGGTCATGAGTTCGTCGGCATCGTCGAGGAGGTGGGCCCGGACGTCGCCCGGATCAAGCCGGGCGACTTCGTGATCGCGCCGTTCTACGTCTGCGACGGCACCTGCGTGAACTGCCTCAACGGCGTCAGCACCTCGTGCCTGCAGGGCGGCTGGTGGGGTGGCGACGACAGGGTCGGCGGGTTCGCCGACGGCGGGCAGGGCGAGCGCATCCGCGTGCCCCTCGCCGACGGGACCCTGTTCGCGCTCGAGGAGCAGCCTGACGAGGCCCTCATTCCGAGCCTGCTCACCCTCAGCGACGTATTCGGCACCGGGCATCACGCGGCGGTGTCGGCGGGCGTCGGTCCGGGATCCGTCGTGGCCGTCGTGGGAGACGGAGCGGTCGGCCTCTGCGCCATCCTCGCGGCGAAGCGCCTGGGCGCCACCACGATCGTCGCGATGTCGCGGCACGCCGACCGCCAGGCCATCGCCCGCGAGTTCGGCGCCACCCACATCGTGGAGGAGCGCGGGGACGCCGGCGTGAAGGCCGTCAAGGCGCTCACCGGCGGCATCGGGGCAGACCAGGTTCTCGAGTGCGTCGGCACCAAGGAGTCGATGGACCAGGCGCTGCGCTCGACTCGTCCCGGCGGCATGGTGGGCTACGTCGGTGTTCCGAACGGCGGCCCCGAGCTTCCCGTGCGCAGCATGTTCGGCCGCAACGTGGGCGTGAACGGCGGGGTCGCGCCCGTGCGCGGCTACATCGCCGAGCTGCTGCCCGACGTGCTCTCCGGCAAGCTCAACCCGGGTCTGGTGTTCGACCTGACGCTCCCGTTGACGGATGCCGCAGAGGCCTACGCCGCGATGGACGAGCGCCGCGCCACGAAGGTGATGCTGCGCCCATGA
- a CDS encoding MFS transporter produces the protein MSGIAEFWRALPTAGRWLLSTVAISTFGRGLTLPFTIIYLHEVRGFDLGLSGALMSLIALTGLIVTGPGGTLIDRFGARIVLLVGLTSMVAGCTLLAFSTDPAVAAVALVLIGVNFGVSWPGINALIATVVQGDLRQQYFGVNFALVNLGIGVGGIIGGFYVDVADPGTFVTVFLIDAASSLVPMALLLGPLRRINTQSPSDGDDAPTSGYREILRQPAIRWLTLLTFVSVFIGYGQMEAGFPAFARQVSGVSTQVIGFAFAVNTAVIVLLQFAVLKRLTGRRRTRAMQVMAAVWGASWLVLGATGLLPDSLAAAIGVLAFMGIFAFGETLLQPTVPAVYNDLATDRTRGRYNAVNSAAFQGGAITGPVAAGLLLDADLGGWYIALMVAGCAAICVLAAVLERRIPASANGVTAHEGAGPVGSAEPTGAADADTHAAD, from the coding sequence ATGAGCGGTATCGCGGAATTCTGGCGCGCCCTGCCCACGGCCGGGCGGTGGCTGTTGTCCACTGTGGCGATCTCGACGTTCGGCCGAGGTCTCACCCTGCCGTTCACGATCATCTACCTGCACGAGGTGCGCGGGTTCGACCTCGGGCTCTCGGGTGCGCTGATGAGCCTGATCGCCCTGACCGGCCTCATCGTCACCGGGCCCGGCGGCACCCTCATCGACCGCTTCGGCGCGAGGATCGTGCTGCTCGTCGGGCTGACCTCGATGGTGGCCGGATGCACGCTGCTCGCCTTCTCGACCGACCCTGCCGTGGCGGCCGTGGCACTGGTGCTGATCGGCGTGAACTTCGGAGTCTCGTGGCCGGGCATCAACGCCCTCATCGCGACGGTCGTGCAGGGCGACCTGCGCCAGCAGTACTTCGGCGTCAACTTCGCCCTCGTGAACCTCGGCATCGGGGTCGGAGGCATCATCGGCGGCTTCTACGTCGATGTGGCCGACCCCGGCACCTTCGTCACGGTCTTCCTCATCGATGCCGCGAGCTCGCTCGTCCCGATGGCGCTGCTGCTCGGACCGCTGCGGCGCATCAACACGCAGAGCCCATCCGATGGGGACGACGCCCCGACCAGCGGGTACCGGGAGATCCTCCGGCAGCCCGCCATCCGCTGGCTGACCCTGCTCACCTTCGTCTCCGTGTTCATCGGCTACGGACAGATGGAGGCCGGGTTCCCCGCATTCGCCCGGCAGGTGTCCGGGGTGTCGACGCAGGTGATCGGCTTCGCCTTCGCCGTGAACACCGCCGTGATCGTGCTGCTGCAGTTCGCCGTGCTGAAACGGCTGACCGGGCGCCGACGCACGCGCGCCATGCAGGTGATGGCCGCTGTGTGGGGGGCGTCCTGGCTGGTGCTCGGCGCGACCGGGCTGCTTCCCGATTCCCTCGCCGCCGCGATCGGCGTGCTCGCCTTCATGGGGATCTTCGCCTTCGGCGAGACGCTCCTGCAGCCGACGGTTCCCGCCGTCTACAACGACCTCGCGACAGACCGCACCCGCGGACGGTACAACGCCGTCAACTCGGCGGCCTTCCAGGGCGGAGCCATCACGGGCCCTGTGGCAGCAGGGCTCCTGCTCGACGCCGACCTCGGAGGCTGGTACATCGCACTCATGGTCGCCGGCTGCGCGGCCATCTGCGTTCTCGCCGCAGTGCTCGAGCGCCGCATTCCGGCGAGCGCCAACGGCGTCACCGCGCACGAGGGCGCCGGGCCCGTGGGCTCGGCCGAGCCCACGGGTGCTGCCGACGCCGACACTCACGCCGCCGACTGA
- a CDS encoding ATP-dependent Clp protease ATP-binding subunit, which translates to MANMQGAPSSQEEQKSALEQYGIDLTAIAAAGKLDPVIGRDAEIRRVSQVLTRRTKNNPVLIGEPGVGKTAVVEGLAQRIVAGDVAESLKNKRLVSLDISALVAGAMYRGQFEERLKAVLKEINDAAGEIITFVDELHLLMGAGGGEGSVAASNMLKPMLARGELRLIGATTLNEYREYIEKDAALERRFQQVYVGEPSVEDTVAILRGLKGRYEAHHGVTITDAALVAAASLSNRYISARQLPDKAIDLVDEAMSRLKMEIDSSPVEIDQLKRAVDRMRLEELALKKEKDDASKARLAKLRDELVEKEHELLGLEERWTRERASLNRVGDLKKQLDEAYTARDRAMREANYAEASRLEYTTIKELQEHLLAAEQAESAPDEERMVNEQVTEEDIAAVIAAWTGIPVGRLLQGETEKLLHLESELGRRLIGQKPAVAAVADAVRRSRAGISDPNRPTGSFLFLGPTGVGKTELAKALADFLFDDERAMVRIDMSEYGEKHSVSRLVGAPPGYIGYEQGGQLTEAVRRRPYSVILLDEVEKAHPEVFDILLQVLDDGRLTDGQGRTVDFRNVILVLTSNLGSQILIDPSIEWEEKERAVQQLVRQAFKPEFVNRLDDIVVFSALSQDELAEIVNLYIDRLSTRLGERRLQLGVTPDARAWLAERGYDPIYGARPLRRLMQHEIDDRLARALLGGVIRDGDSVLVGLADDGESLTVERAEA; encoded by the coding sequence ATGGCGAACATGCAGGGCGCGCCGAGCTCTCAGGAGGAGCAGAAGTCGGCGCTGGAACAGTACGGCATCGACCTCACGGCCATCGCGGCGGCCGGCAAGCTCGACCCCGTGATCGGACGGGACGCCGAGATCCGGCGCGTCAGCCAGGTGCTGACTCGTCGCACGAAGAACAACCCCGTGCTCATCGGCGAGCCGGGCGTCGGAAAGACCGCTGTCGTCGAGGGCCTCGCCCAGCGCATCGTCGCGGGAGACGTCGCCGAGTCGCTGAAGAACAAGCGACTCGTCTCGCTCGACATCTCGGCCCTCGTCGCCGGTGCGATGTACCGCGGCCAGTTCGAGGAGCGCCTGAAGGCCGTGCTCAAAGAGATCAACGACGCCGCCGGTGAGATCATCACCTTCGTCGACGAGCTGCACCTGCTCATGGGCGCCGGAGGCGGAGAGGGCTCCGTCGCGGCGTCGAACATGCTGAAGCCCATGCTGGCTCGCGGCGAGCTGCGCCTCATCGGAGCCACGACCCTCAACGAGTACCGCGAGTACATCGAGAAGGACGCCGCGCTCGAACGGCGCTTCCAGCAGGTGTACGTCGGCGAGCCATCCGTCGAGGACACCGTCGCCATCCTGCGAGGACTGAAGGGTCGGTACGAGGCCCATCACGGTGTCACGATCACGGATGCCGCCCTCGTCGCCGCGGCATCCCTCAGCAATCGCTACATCTCGGCCAGGCAGCTGCCCGACAAGGCCATCGACCTCGTCGACGAGGCCATGAGCCGGCTCAAGATGGAGATCGACTCGTCGCCCGTGGAGATCGACCAGCTCAAGCGCGCCGTCGACCGGATGCGGCTCGAGGAGCTCGCGCTCAAGAAGGAGAAGGACGACGCCTCGAAGGCGCGCCTGGCCAAGCTCCGCGACGAGCTCGTCGAGAAGGAGCACGAACTGCTCGGCCTCGAGGAGCGATGGACGCGGGAGCGCGCATCGCTCAACCGTGTCGGCGACCTCAAGAAGCAGCTCGACGAGGCGTACACCGCCCGTGACCGCGCCATGCGCGAGGCGAACTACGCCGAGGCGTCACGGCTGGAGTACACCACCATCAAGGAGTTGCAGGAGCACCTGCTGGCAGCAGAGCAGGCCGAGAGCGCTCCGGACGAGGAGCGGATGGTCAACGAGCAGGTGACCGAGGAGGACATCGCCGCCGTGATCGCGGCCTGGACGGGCATTCCCGTCGGCCGCCTGCTTCAGGGCGAGACCGAGAAGCTACTGCACCTCGAGAGCGAGCTGGGTCGTCGTCTCATCGGGCAGAAGCCCGCCGTCGCCGCGGTGGCGGATGCCGTCCGCCGGTCGCGCGCCGGCATCAGCGACCCGAACCGGCCCACGGGCTCCTTCCTGTTCCTCGGCCCGACGGGTGTCGGCAAGACCGAGCTGGCCAAGGCGCTCGCCGACTTCCTGTTCGATGACGAGCGTGCCATGGTGCGCATCGACATGTCGGAGTACGGCGAGAAGCACAGCGTCTCGCGACTCGTCGGTGCCCCTCCCGGCTACATCGGCTACGAGCAGGGCGGCCAGCTGACCGAGGCCGTGCGGCGTCGGCCGTACTCGGTCATCCTGCTCGACGAGGTGGAGAAGGCGCATCCGGAGGTCTTCGACATCCTCCTGCAGGTGCTCGACGACGGCAGGCTCACCGACGGTCAGGGTCGCACCGTCGACTTCCGCAACGTCATCCTCGTGCTCACCTCGAACCTCGGGTCGCAGATCCTCATCGACCCGTCCATCGAGTGGGAGGAGAAGGAGCGCGCCGTGCAACAGCTCGTGCGCCAGGCCTTCAAGCCGGAGTTCGTCAACCGCCTCGACGACATCGTGGTGTTCTCCGCGCTGTCGCAGGACGAGCTGGCAGAGATCGTGAACCTCTACATCGACAGGTTGTCGACGAGGTTGGGCGAGCGTCGCCTGCAGCTCGGAGTGACTCCGGATGCCCGGGCGTGGCTGGCCGAACGCGGCTACGACCCGATCTACGGAGCTCGGCCGCTCCGCCGTCTCATGCAGCACGAGATCGACGACAGGCTGGCCCGGGCGCTGCTGGGCGGCGTGATCCGCGACGGCGACAGCGTGCTGGTCGGCCTCGCCGACGACGGGGAGTCCCTGACGGTCGAACGCGCCGAGGCGTAG
- a CDS encoding GAP family protein, which yields MGSVIGDILPLALGIAISPIPIIAAILMLLSPRAKSTGVGFLLGWILGIVVAVVVFELLAAIIPASDPDAAKPVAGVIKLLLGLALLFLAWRQWRSRPRDGAEAVLPKWMAAIDTMTTTRGFILGFVLAAVNPKNLLMAVGAGVTIGTAGLEIGEIVVVTIVFVIIAAITVALPVIAYLAASSKMAAPLEALRAWLVQNNATVMAVLLLVIGVVMIGKGIGSF from the coding sequence ATGGGCAGTGTCATCGGGGACATCCTTCCCCTCGCGCTCGGAATCGCCATCAGCCCGATCCCGATCATCGCCGCCATCCTCATGCTGCTCTCCCCCCGAGCCAAGAGCACCGGCGTCGGGTTCCTGCTCGGGTGGATTCTCGGCATCGTCGTCGCCGTCGTGGTGTTCGAACTGCTGGCCGCGATCATCCCGGCCAGCGATCCGGATGCCGCGAAGCCGGTTGCGGGCGTCATCAAGCTGCTCCTCGGTCTGGCCCTGCTCTTCCTCGCCTGGCGCCAGTGGAGGTCGCGCCCCCGGGACGGAGCCGAGGCGGTGCTGCCCAAGTGGATGGCCGCCATCGACACGATGACCACCACCCGTGGCTTCATCCTCGGGTTCGTGCTCGCCGCGGTGAACCCCAAGAACCTGCTCATGGCCGTCGGGGCCGGCGTCACCATCGGAACGGCCGGCCTCGAGATCGGCGAGATCGTCGTCGTCACCATCGTCTTCGTGATCATCGCCGCCATCACAGTGGCGCTGCCCGTGATCGCGTACCTGGCGGCATCGTCGAAGATGGCGGCACCCCTCGAAGCACTGCGCGCTTGGCTGGTGCAGAACAACGCCACGGTGATGGCCGTTCTGCTGCTCGTGATCGGCGTCGTGATGATCGGCAAGGGTATCGGCAGCTTCTAG
- a CDS encoding SulP family inorganic anion transporter, translating to MQKPLVGLNRSNIVRELTAGVTLLAIAIPLNIGYAQIAGLPPTAGLYALVLPAVVYALTVSSRQVVASPDAAAAALVASSIGGLAVAGSADYLTLALAQAILCGFMFLALAWFKLGFLANFLSKPILVGFVGGLALDILVSQIAKMLGVKIDSGGEFVDKVVGLVTGMGTMNAWSLLISLLALAVLILGKRFARSVPWALVVLILATVAVVVGGLDDAGVAVLGPVEAGPPTLTWPVIEWTTWLALIPSAMALTLVTTAEGLLVSRSYGEKHRYATSPNRDLFAFGAANIAAGASGGFSVGSSTSRTAAMDQAGSRTQLPSLVMAAGTVLLLVFGTALLADIPSPAIGAIVAFAVVPLLGIREFRALWRIDRFEFMIGAVCFLVTLFIGSIPGILVAFVLALVNLAQRASHPAIDVLAADGDPASSLLDEAPSGAVTAPGVIVVRLSAPLFFANGSVFGDAVKVAVSAVPSGGVHHLVVDMEAVTDVDVTGAEAFEALSDWLDSQGVELAFSRMRPDAHARLVKLGILHQQPVFATNRAAIAALADAVR from the coding sequence ATGCAGAAGCCGCTCGTGGGCCTGAATCGCAGCAACATCGTGCGAGAACTCACGGCCGGCGTGACTCTGCTGGCCATCGCGATCCCGTTGAACATCGGCTACGCGCAGATCGCCGGACTCCCACCGACGGCCGGGCTCTACGCCCTGGTCCTGCCGGCCGTGGTGTACGCCCTGACGGTCTCGTCGCGCCAGGTGGTGGCGTCCCCGGATGCCGCTGCAGCAGCACTCGTCGCCTCGTCGATCGGCGGACTCGCCGTCGCTGGCAGCGCCGACTACCTCACCCTCGCCCTGGCGCAGGCGATCCTCTGCGGGTTCATGTTCCTCGCCCTCGCCTGGTTCAAGCTCGGGTTCCTCGCCAACTTCCTGTCGAAGCCCATCCTCGTGGGCTTCGTCGGCGGCCTGGCGCTCGACATCCTGGTCAGCCAGATCGCCAAGATGCTGGGGGTGAAGATCGACTCGGGTGGGGAATTCGTCGACAAGGTCGTCGGTCTCGTGACCGGCATGGGCACGATGAACGCCTGGTCGTTGCTCATCTCGCTGCTCGCGCTGGCCGTGCTGATTCTCGGAAAGCGCTTCGCCCGCTCCGTGCCGTGGGCGCTCGTCGTGCTGATCCTCGCGACCGTCGCCGTGGTGGTCGGCGGACTCGACGACGCCGGTGTCGCCGTGCTCGGACCGGTCGAGGCGGGGCCGCCCACCCTCACCTGGCCGGTGATCGAGTGGACCACCTGGCTCGCCCTCATCCCGTCGGCCATGGCGCTCACTCTGGTGACCACCGCCGAGGGGCTGCTGGTCTCCCGTTCCTACGGCGAGAAGCACCGCTACGCCACCTCACCCAACCGCGACCTGTTCGCCTTCGGTGCGGCCAACATCGCCGCCGGCGCCTCGGGCGGCTTCTCGGTCGGCTCATCGACGTCGCGTACGGCGGCCATGGACCAGGCGGGGTCTCGCACGCAGCTTCCGTCGCTCGTGATGGCCGCCGGGACCGTGCTGCTCCTGGTCTTCGGCACCGCATTGCTGGCCGACATCCCATCGCCGGCGATCGGTGCCATCGTCGCCTTCGCCGTGGTTCCCCTGCTCGGCATCCGCGAATTCCGCGCACTCTGGAGGATCGACCGCTTCGAGTTCATGATCGGCGCGGTGTGCTTCCTCGTCACGCTCTTCATCGGATCGATCCCGGGCATCCTCGTCGCCTTCGTGCTCGCTCTCGTCAATCTGGCCCAGCGCGCCTCCCACCCGGCCATCGACGTGCTCGCCGCGGATGGCGATCCCGCGAGCTCCCTGCTCGACGAGGCTCCGAGCGGTGCCGTGACCGCGCCAGGCGTGATCGTGGTGCGACTGTCGGCTCCGCTGTTCTTCGCCAACGGGTCCGTCTTCGGCGACGCCGTGAAGGTGGCCGTCTCAGCGGTGCCGTCCGGCGGCGTGCACCACCTCGTCGTCGACATGGAAGCCGTGACCGATGTCGACGTCACCGGAGCCGAGGCCTTCGAAGCTCTGTCGGACTGGCTCGACTCGCAGGGTGTCGAGCTCGCCTTCAGTCGCATGAGACCGGATGCGCATGCGCGGCTCGTGAAGCTCGGCATCTTGCACCAGCAGCCCGTCTTCGCGACGAATCGCGCGGCCATCGCCGCCCTCGCGGACGCTGTGCGCTAG
- a CDS encoding nitroreductase family deazaflavin-dependent oxidoreductase, with translation MPLEGEYEHGSADFARKQVEGFEASNGAKHNTMRGKPIIVLTSRGAKSGKLRKTPLMRVEHDGEYAVVASLGGAPKHPVWYHNLKADPHVELQDGAEKHDYDAREVSGEEYAAWWERSVAAWPDYAEYQKKTDRLIPVFVLTRRES, from the coding sequence ATGCCGCTCGAAGGCGAATACGAACACGGAAGCGCAGACTTCGCGCGCAAGCAGGTCGAGGGCTTCGAGGCCTCGAACGGCGCGAAGCACAACACCATGCGCGGCAAGCCGATCATCGTGCTCACCAGCCGCGGCGCCAAGTCGGGCAAGCTCCGGAAGACACCGCTCATGCGTGTGGAGCACGACGGGGAGTACGCCGTCGTCGCCTCGCTCGGGGGAGCCCCGAAGCACCCGGTCTGGTACCACAACCTCAAGGCCGACCCGCATGTCGAGCTGCAGGACGGCGCCGAGAAGCACGACTACGACGCCCGCGAGGTCTCCGGCGAGGAGTACGCGGCCTGGTGGGAGCGCTCGGTGGCGGCCTGGCCCGACTACGCCGAGTACCAGAAGAAGACCGACAGGCTCATCCCGGTCTTCGTGCTGACGCGACGCGAGAGCTAG
- a CDS encoding DUF2017 family protein, whose amino-acid sequence MTSVQLTDAGRIRIDFEPDEATMLADLAAQIADLITDAPQDSAFTRLFPPAYRDDSAAAAEFERFEKAGLAEGKVNAARAVHAAASVGELDPGEIVEVELDDDDVWPWLTHLTDVRTVLADRLGIEDDDSEIEPDDELLTLLPLYDWLGWLQGAIIAALESLELEGDAEGGAAD is encoded by the coding sequence ATGACGAGCGTTCAGCTGACGGATGCCGGCCGCATCCGCATCGACTTCGAACCCGACGAGGCCACGATGCTGGCCGATCTCGCCGCACAGATCGCCGACCTCATCACCGATGCCCCTCAGGACAGTGCGTTCACGCGACTGTTTCCTCCGGCGTACCGCGACGACTCGGCTGCGGCGGCCGAGTTCGAGCGCTTCGAGAAGGCCGGCCTCGCCGAGGGCAAGGTCAACGCCGCCCGCGCAGTGCACGCTGCGGCATCCGTCGGCGAACTCGATCCGGGCGAGATCGTCGAGGTCGAACTCGACGACGACGATGTCTGGCCGTGGCTCACCCACCTCACCGACGTGCGCACGGTTCTGGCCGACAGGCTCGGCATCGAGGACGACGACAGCGAGATCGAGCCCGACGACGAGCTGCTCACCCTGCTGCCGCTCTACGACTGGCTGGGGTGGCTGCAGGGTGCGATCATCGCCGCCCTGGAGTCGCTCGAGCTCGAGGGCGATGCCGAGGGTGGGGCGGCCGACTAG
- the clpS gene encoding ATP-dependent Clp protease adapter ClpS, which yields MPDTLEQIDTRLEGQLRDALATPWVTIVWNDPVNLMNYVAYVFRSYFGYSAAEADRLMLLVHNEGRATVASGNREQMERHVAAMHGYGLQASVAREDA from the coding sequence ATGCCCGACACACTGGAACAGATCGACACCCGCCTCGAGGGCCAGCTGCGCGATGCCCTCGCGACGCCGTGGGTGACCATCGTCTGGAACGACCCGGTCAACCTCATGAACTACGTCGCCTACGTGTTCCGCAGCTACTTCGGCTACTCGGCCGCCGAGGCCGACCGCCTCATGCTGCTGGTGCACAACGAGGGCCGCGCCACAGTGGCCAGCGGCAATCGCGAGCAGATGGAGCGGCACGTGGCCGCCATGCACGGCTACGGGCTGCAGGCGTCCGTGGCCAGGGAAGACGCATGA
- a CDS encoding glycosyltransferase 87 family protein, with product MPATLLLPADLGRSRGIQWRLLPRRLVRSRRALVIAFVLLHLAFLAWLLPLMLAGAVAGDLPLYRQWAMHVVDHGVWVGIDSDWVYPVGALVPVVLPAVFGAGPYQLVWFLLLTAANGVSLWVLTDAGRRRSAYPAAWWWLGVLLLLSPVALLRLEGFTGPMVIVALVLLGTRPRLAAALLSAAAWIKVWPAAVVLAAVISSGRRRVIAISAALTSLVIVATAVAAGGITHVASFLTTQGSRHLQLESVLGTPWLWMAIAHVPGAEVYQDWALETREVSGPGDIWILENGTGVMLVAVAAIAVVIGWAHQRSRPAGETRLLLTGALALATAFIVFDKVGSPQYMLWLAPIVVVGIAQLGRAWRVPAVLLTVIAAATTLVFPLFYLELIDLDPWAASVLGVRNLLLVVLLGWTVRELWRIGRAGGVTEAGVAEARVTEPRVARPRLDATRTGRVTGGSRPSR from the coding sequence GTGCCCGCCACTCTTCTACTCCCGGCCGACCTCGGCCGGAGCCGCGGCATCCAGTGGCGGCTCCTCCCTCGACGCCTGGTGCGGTCTCGTCGGGCCCTGGTGATCGCGTTCGTGCTGCTGCACCTGGCTTTCCTCGCGTGGCTGCTCCCGCTCATGCTGGCCGGCGCCGTCGCCGGCGACCTTCCGCTCTACCGCCAGTGGGCCATGCACGTCGTCGATCACGGCGTCTGGGTCGGCATCGACAGCGACTGGGTCTACCCGGTGGGCGCCCTCGTGCCCGTCGTGCTGCCGGCCGTCTTCGGAGCCGGCCCCTATCAACTGGTCTGGTTCCTGCTGCTCACCGCGGCGAACGGCGTCTCGCTCTGGGTGCTGACGGATGCCGGCAGGCGGCGCAGCGCCTACCCGGCTGCGTGGTGGTGGCTCGGCGTCCTGCTGCTGCTCAGCCCCGTGGCACTGCTGCGGCTCGAGGGATTCACCGGACCGATGGTGATCGTCGCGCTGGTGCTACTGGGGACGCGGCCGCGGCTCGCCGCCGCACTGCTCTCCGCCGCCGCCTGGATCAAGGTGTGGCCCGCCGCGGTTGTGCTCGCCGCCGTGATCTCCTCCGGGCGACGGCGGGTCATCGCGATCTCGGCGGCGCTCACCTCTCTCGTCATCGTCGCGACCGCGGTCGCCGCCGGAGGGATCACCCATGTCGCGAGCTTCCTGACGACCCAGGGCAGCCGACATCTGCAGCTCGAGTCGGTGCTCGGGACCCCCTGGCTGTGGATGGCCATCGCCCACGTTCCCGGCGCCGAGGTCTACCAGGACTGGGCGCTCGAGACGCGTGAGGTGAGCGGACCCGGGGACATCTGGATTCTCGAGAACGGCACCGGCGTGATGCTGGTCGCCGTCGCTGCGATCGCCGTTGTGATCGGCTGGGCGCACCAGAGGTCACGGCCAGCCGGCGAGACCCGCCTGCTCCTCACGGGCGCCCTCGCGCTGGCGACGGCGTTCATCGTGTTCGACAAGGTGGGCTCTCCCCAGTACATGCTGTGGCTCGCGCCCATCGTGGTGGTCGGCATCGCACAGCTCGGACGAGCCTGGAGGGTTCCGGCCGTCCTGCTGACGGTGATCGCCGCTGCCACCACACTGGTGTTCCCGCTGTTCTACCTCGAGCTCATCGATCTGGATCCGTGGGCCGCGTCCGTGCTCGGCGTGCGCAACCTGCTGCTCGTCGTGCTGCTCGGATGGACCGTGAGGGAGCTCTGGCGCATCGGCAGGGCGGGCGGTGTCACTGAGGCCGGTGTCGCTGAAGCCCGTGTCACTGAGCCCCGAGTCGCCAGGCCCCGTCTCGACGCGACCCGAACAGGCAGGGTCACAGGCGGGTCGAGACCGTCACGGTGA